In the genome of Oxalobacter aliiformigenes, one region contains:
- a CDS encoding TIGR00730 family Rossman fold protein encodes MLKSICIYCGSSTGAAEVYADAMRQLARKMIDENIALVYGGGKVGLMGILADEMLRLGGEVTGIIPKDLMEKELAHEELTRLYIVKDMHERKAMMADLADGFIAAPGGIGTMEELFETSAWSQLGLHEKPIGIYNVNNYYDCLIELVGHFAKEGFVREKYTESLVIENDPGTLLGRLRMAAAPKEKPAKAPGRFLI; translated from the coding sequence ATGTTGAAATCAATCTGTATTTATTGCGGTTCCTCGACGGGTGCCGCCGAAGTATACGCTGATGCCATGCGCCAGCTCGCCCGCAAAATGATCGACGAAAACATCGCGCTGGTCTATGGTGGCGGGAAAGTGGGTCTGATGGGGATTTTAGCCGATGAAATGCTCCGTCTGGGTGGAGAAGTGACCGGCATCATTCCGAAAGATCTGATGGAAAAGGAGCTGGCTCATGAAGAGTTGACACGTCTTTACATCGTCAAGGATATGCATGAGCGCAAGGCCATGATGGCCGATCTGGCCGACGGTTTCATCGCGGCTCCGGGTGGAATCGGCACGATGGAAGAGCTGTTCGAAACATCGGCCTGGTCACAACTGGGACTGCATGAAAAACCGATCGGTATCTATAACGTCAACAACTACTACGATTGCCTGATCGAACTGGTCGGCCATTTCGCGAAAGAAGGATTTGTCCGTGAAAAATATACCGAATCGCTGGTCATTGAAAATGATCCCGGTACACTGCTTGGCCGCCTGAGAATGGCGGCCGCTCCCAAAGAAAAACCGGCCAAGGCACCCGGCCGCTTTCTCATTTAA
- the ggt gene encoding gamma-glutamyltransferase, whose amino-acid sequence MKPLKSFAFSAMALSLLMATGTVSAEKSPGKYCDTPSRCINPITKYGAVTSPNYLASVAGLEVLQKGGNAVDAAIAVASTMNVVYPQMTTLGGDNFWLIYNAKTKEVKALNASGRAGELATIDFYKKKGYDKIPSRGYLAANTVPGTVSGWDAAHKYARANMSNAGLPWKDLFDSAILYSQKGFPVTASLARWEEINVDPKDSEFRNLQRFSGFKQTYLKPDGSPYKVGEIMKLPQLANTYKLIAEKGANEFYRGSIAKKIVADLQKHGGVLTLNDFAKHTADWVEPLSVDYRGYKAYNLPPNTQGMASLEILNILNNIDVKKLGEGTTDYYHVMVEATKQAFADRDKYLTDPKEAKIPLDFLLSKQHGKDQAARISMSKAAATVKPLDPKGDTVWIGVVDKDGNAVSLIQSIYHDFGSGIVPEGTGVLLQNRGSFFSLDPAHINHLKPGKRTFHTLNAAMLLKDKKPFLVYGTMGGEGQPQTQAAIATRVVDFGMFPQDAVAAPRWLHGRTWGAASNDLKMEGRIPQATLDEMKRRGHPVAEVDDYTDTMGHAGAIMIDPETNLRYSATDPRGDGLAVGY is encoded by the coding sequence ATGAAACCATTAAAAAGTTTTGCTTTCTCAGCTATGGCTTTGTCACTATTAATGGCTACCGGTACTGTCTCGGCCGAAAAATCGCCAGGCAAGTATTGCGATACGCCATCCCGCTGTATCAATCCCATCACCAAATACGGTGCCGTCACTTCTCCCAATTATCTGGCTTCTGTCGCCGGCCTGGAAGTATTGCAGAAAGGCGGTAATGCTGTCGATGCCGCGATTGCCGTCGCGTCGACCATGAATGTCGTTTATCCCCAAATGACGACACTTGGCGGCGACAATTTCTGGCTCATTTACAATGCCAAGACAAAAGAAGTGAAGGCATTGAATGCCAGTGGACGGGCCGGGGAATTGGCAACTATCGACTTCTACAAGAAGAAGGGATACGACAAGATCCCGTCAAGAGGTTATCTGGCCGCCAATACCGTTCCGGGTACAGTTTCCGGATGGGATGCCGCGCACAAGTATGCGCGTGCCAATATGAGCAACGCAGGTTTGCCGTGGAAAGATCTGTTTGACAGCGCGATCCTTTATTCGCAGAAAGGCTTTCCTGTCACGGCATCGCTGGCACGCTGGGAAGAAATCAACGTCGATCCGAAGGATTCCGAATTCCGGAATCTGCAGCGTTTCTCCGGATTCAAACAGACTTACCTGAAACCGGATGGTTCGCCTTACAAGGTCGGCGAAATCATGAAATTGCCCCAGCTAGCAAACACATACAAACTGATTGCCGAAAAGGGTGCCAATGAGTTCTACCGGGGATCTATCGCGAAAAAAATCGTCGCCGATCTGCAGAAACACGGCGGTGTGCTGACATTGAACGATTTCGCCAAACATACGGCTGACTGGGTTGAACCGTTGTCTGTCGATTATCGGGGTTACAAGGCTTACAATCTGCCGCCCAATACCCAGGGTATGGCTTCGCTGGAAATCCTGAATATCCTGAACAACATCGATGTCAAGAAGCTGGGTGAAGGCACCACGGATTACTATCATGTCATGGTCGAAGCGACAAAACAGGCGTTTGCCGATCGTGACAAATATCTGACTGATCCGAAGGAAGCCAAGATACCTCTGGATTTCCTGCTTTCCAAACAGCACGGCAAAGACCAGGCTGCACGCATCAGCATGAGCAAGGCTGCCGCTACGGTCAAACCGCTTGATCCGAAGGGCGATACGGTCTGGATCGGGGTTGTTGACAAGGATGGAAATGCCGTTTCTCTGATCCAGAGTATTTACCACGATTTCGGTTCGGGCATTGTTCCGGAAGGTACCGGTGTTCTCCTGCAGAACCGTGGCAGCTTCTTCTCGCTTGATCCGGCACACATCAATCACCTGAAACCGGGCAAACGGACTTTCCATACCCTGAATGCCGCCATGCTTCTGAAAGACAAGAAACCGTTCCTCGTTTACGGTACGATGGGTGGGGAAGGCCAGCCGCAGACTCAGGCTGCCATTGCTACCCGGGTAGTTGATTTCGGCATGTTCCCGCAGGATGCCGTTGCAGCACCACGCTGGCTGCATGGCAGAACATGGGGTGCCGCTTCCAACGATCTCAAGATGGAAGGTCGTATTCCTCAGGCAACGCTTGACGAAATGAAGAGACGTGGTCATCCGGTCGCTGAAGTTGACGATTACACTGATACGATGGGTCATGCCGGCGCGATCATGATCGATCCTGAAACCAATCTCCGCTACAGTGCAACCGATCCACGTGGCGACGGTCTGGCTGTCGGATATTGA
- the serS gene encoding serine--tRNA ligase yields MIDIQLLRKDIDAVAARLKPRNFELDVATFNALETQRRQLQTQTEEMQARRNALSKQIGILKSKKEDTSAVMAEVGGIGEKLKANETALSELQAKLSEFMLTIPNLPHESVPVGADESANIEVRRVGTPRVFDFEVKDHVDIGVPLGLDFETATKLTGARFCVMRGNMARLHRALAQFMLDVQTMEHGYTECYTPYMVNADSLYGTGQLPKFAEDLFAARKGGQDGESENLYLIPTAEVTLTNTVRGEILSADQLPIKLTAHTPCFRSEAGSYGRDTRGMIRQHQFDKVEMVQIVHPDKSYETLEEMVKNAGRILEKLGLPYRVVSLSTGDMGFSAAKTYDLEVWLPAQNTYREISSVSNCEAFQARRMQARFRNEKGRPELVHTLNGSGLAVGRTLVALLENFQQADGSVTIPTALQPYMGGLTRLTPVTSQKN; encoded by the coding sequence ATGATCGACATTCAGCTCCTTCGCAAGGATATTGACGCTGTCGCAGCCAGACTCAAACCCCGTAATTTCGAACTCGATGTAGCCACATTCAATGCACTCGAGACACAGCGCCGCCAGCTTCAGACACAAACTGAAGAAATGCAGGCCCGACGCAATGCCCTTTCCAAACAGATCGGCATTCTGAAAAGCAAAAAAGAAGACACTTCTGCCGTCATGGCGGAAGTGGGAGGTATCGGCGAGAAGCTGAAAGCCAACGAAACGGCCCTATCTGAACTGCAGGCGAAACTGTCCGAATTCATGCTCACTATCCCGAATCTCCCTCATGAATCGGTCCCTGTCGGTGCGGATGAATCGGCCAATATCGAGGTCCGGCGGGTCGGTACCCCGAGAGTATTCGATTTCGAAGTGAAAGATCATGTCGATATCGGCGTTCCGCTTGGACTGGATTTTGAAACGGCGACGAAACTGACCGGTGCACGGTTTTGTGTCATGCGCGGGAATATGGCGCGTCTGCACCGTGCGCTTGCCCAGTTTATGCTGGATGTCCAGACAATGGAACACGGTTATACCGAATGTTATACCCCCTATATGGTCAATGCCGACAGTCTTTACGGAACAGGCCAGCTGCCCAAATTCGCGGAAGACCTGTTCGCTGCCAGAAAAGGAGGACAAGACGGCGAAAGCGAAAACCTTTACCTGATTCCGACAGCGGAAGTGACCCTGACCAATACGGTACGGGGTGAAATTCTTTCTGCCGACCAGTTGCCGATCAAACTGACTGCTCACACTCCCTGTTTCCGTTCCGAAGCCGGCAGCTACGGCCGCGACACGCGGGGCATGATCAGACAGCACCAGTTCGACAAGGTCGAAATGGTCCAGATCGTCCATCCAGACAAATCGTATGAAACACTGGAAGAAATGGTCAAGAATGCCGGACGTATTCTCGAGAAACTGGGTCTGCCTTACCGGGTCGTTTCGCTTTCTACCGGCGACATGGGATTTTCCGCAGCAAAAACCTACGATCTGGAAGTCTGGCTGCCGGCACAGAATACCTACCGCGAAATTTCATCCGTCTCCAACTGCGAGGCTTTCCAGGCACGACGGATGCAGGCAAGATTCAGAAATGAAAAAGGCCGTCCGGAACTGGTCCATACATTGAACGGTTCCGGTCTGGCTGTCGGTCGTACACTGGTCGCCCTTCTGGAAAATTTCCAGCAGGCTGACGGCAGTGTCACCATCCCGACAGCCCTGCAACCCTACATGGGAGGACTTACCCGTCTGACGCCTGTCACTTCCCAAAAGAATTAA
- the gdhA gene encoding NADP-specific glutamate dehydrogenase, with protein sequence MKQSLEEFLEGVKQRDPNQPEFLQAVTEVMESLWPFIEKNPKYADQNLLRRLVEPERIIQFRVSWVDDKGEVQVNRGYRIQHSSMIGPYKGGLRFHPSVNLSILKFLAFEQTFKNALTTLPMGAGKGGSDFDPKGKSDNEIMRFCQAFVSELYRHVGADTDVPAGDIGVGGREVGFMVGMYKKLANRTDCVFTGKGLSFGGSLIRPEATGYGTVYFVEEMLKRVGKSLKGMRVSVSGSGNVAQYAVEKAMQLGAKVVTVSDSGGTVVDEAGFTPEKLAKLMEIKNIKYGRCSEYAAEVGAQFIPNARPWNVPVDVALPCATQNELDENDAKTLIKNGVVCVAEGANMPSTIEAAKLFEDARILYAPGKASNAGGVATSGLEMSQNAIRLSWTREEVDRHLNEIMKNIHNACVKYGTRADGSVSYISGANIAGFVKVADAMLAQGVI encoded by the coding sequence ATGAAACAAAGTCTTGAAGAGTTTTTGGAAGGCGTTAAGCAGCGCGATCCCAACCAGCCTGAGTTCCTTCAGGCGGTTACGGAAGTCATGGAAAGCCTGTGGCCTTTTATCGAGAAAAATCCGAAGTATGCCGATCAGAATCTGTTGCGCCGTCTGGTAGAACCGGAACGCATCATTCAGTTCCGTGTATCCTGGGTTGACGACAAAGGTGAAGTGCAGGTCAACCGCGGTTACCGCATTCAGCACAGTTCGATGATTGGACCGTACAAGGGAGGGTTGCGTTTCCATCCTTCCGTCAATCTGTCCATCCTGAAGTTCCTGGCATTTGAACAGACGTTCAAGAATGCATTGACGACCCTGCCGATGGGAGCGGGCAAAGGCGGTTCCGATTTTGATCCGAAAGGCAAGAGCGACAATGAAATCATGCGTTTCTGCCAGGCGTTTGTCTCCGAACTGTACAGACATGTCGGTGCCGATACGGATGTTCCTGCCGGCGATATCGGCGTAGGTGGCCGTGAAGTCGGTTTCATGGTCGGCATGTATAAAAAACTGGCCAATCGCACAGATTGTGTTTTCACCGGCAAGGGTCTCTCATTCGGTGGTTCCCTGATCCGTCCGGAAGCAACCGGTTACGGTACCGTTTATTTCGTTGAAGAAATGCTGAAACGGGTCGGCAAGAGTCTCAAGGGCATGCGCGTTTCCGTTTCGGGTTCCGGCAATGTCGCGCAATATGCCGTTGAAAAAGCCATGCAGTTGGGGGCAAAAGTCGTTACGGTTTCCGATTCGGGCGGCACAGTTGTCGATGAAGCGGGCTTCACTCCGGAAAAACTGGCCAAACTGATGGAAATCAAGAACATCAAGTATGGCCGTTGCAGTGAATATGCTGCGGAAGTCGGAGCGCAGTTCATTCCGAATGCAAGACCGTGGAATGTTCCTGTCGATGTCGCATTGCCATGCGCAACGCAGAACGAACTGGATGAAAACGATGCCAAGACGCTGATCAAGAACGGCGTTGTTTGTGTGGCGGAAGGCGCCAATATGCCTTCGACGATCGAAGCAGCCAAACTGTTCGAAGATGCACGCATTCTGTACGCTCCGGGCAAGGCAAGCAATGCAGGGGGTGTCGCGACTTCGGGTCTGGAAATGTCGCAAAACGCCATTCGCTTGTCCTGGACACGCGAAGAAGTGGATCGGCATTTGAACGAAATCATGAAGAACATTCACAATGCATGTGTCAAATACGGTACTCGTGCTGACGGATCGGTCAGCTATATCAGCGGCGCGAACATCGCCGGTTTTGTCAAGGTGGCGGATGCCATGCTGGCACAAGGTGTTATCTAA
- a CDS encoding helix-turn-helix transcriptional regulator codes for MNGDFNAKKRMEKGLTQENVAEKLNIGYEAVSRIERGKQSPRISSDWSSWLKFSIARQTNC; via the coding sequence ATGAATGGAGATTTCAACGCGAAAAAAAGGATGGAAAAAGGATTGACGCAGGAAAACGTGGCGGAAAAATTGAATATCGGCTATGAAGCCGTTTCACGAATCGAACGTGGAAAACAGTCACCCCGAATATCGTCAGACTGGTCGAGCTGGCTGAAATTTTCGATTGCGAGACAGACGAACTGTTGA
- a CDS encoding replication-associated recombination protein A, translating to MSQAPLAERLRPTTIDDVVGQEHLLGTGKPLRIAFESGEPHSMILWGPPGVGKTTLARLMADGFNAEFMALSAVLSGVKDIRDAVERARLIRSNSGRRTILFVDEVHRFNKSQQDAFLPHVESGLVTFIGATTENPSFEVNNALLSRAAVYVLKSLNDDHLKTLLERALEKELDGLSISSEAQTMLVMSADGDARRLLNRLEIAAQAAQARQDRQISVALLKETLGDAMRRFDNKGDNFYDQISALHKSVRGSNPNAALYWLARMLDGGADPRYLARRIIRMSWEDIGLADPRAVQIANDAATTYERLGSPEGELALAQAVIYLAVAAKSNAGYMAYNQARAFVKQDKSREVPVHLRNAPTKLMKELGYGHAYRYAHDEPNAYAAGETYFPEGMPEMQWYRPTPYGLEKKIGEKLDWLAELDRKAGKGKN from the coding sequence ATGTCCCAAGCTCCACTGGCTGAACGGTTACGCCCGACAACCATCGACGATGTCGTTGGTCAGGAACATCTTCTCGGAACAGGGAAACCGTTGCGCATCGCTTTCGAGTCCGGAGAACCCCACTCCATGATCCTGTGGGGACCACCCGGCGTCGGGAAAACGACACTGGCCAGATTGATGGCCGACGGTTTCAACGCCGAATTCATGGCCCTGTCAGCGGTTCTTTCCGGCGTCAAGGACATCCGCGATGCCGTTGAACGCGCCCGCCTGATCCGTTCGAATTCCGGACGAAGAACGATCCTTTTTGTCGATGAAGTCCACCGGTTCAACAAAAGCCAGCAGGACGCCTTTCTGCCTCACGTCGAAAGCGGTCTTGTCACGTTTATCGGTGCAACCACCGAAAATCCGTCTTTTGAAGTCAATAACGCCCTCTTGTCCCGCGCAGCCGTTTACGTGCTCAAATCGTTGAATGACGACCATCTGAAAACACTGCTTGAACGAGCACTGGAAAAAGAACTGGATGGCCTGTCCATATCATCTGAAGCGCAAACCATGCTGGTCATGAGTGCAGACGGCGATGCCCGCCGCCTGCTGAACCGTCTCGAAATCGCCGCCCAGGCGGCACAGGCGAGACAGGACAGGCAAATCAGTGTCGCTCTGCTAAAGGAAACACTGGGAGACGCCATGCGCCGTTTCGACAACAAGGGCGACAACTTCTACGATCAGATTTCGGCACTGCACAAATCCGTCCGGGGGTCCAACCCGAATGCAGCGCTTTACTGGCTGGCGCGCATGCTGGACGGAGGCGCCGACCCCCGCTATCTGGCCCGGCGCATCATCCGCATGTCCTGGGAAGACATCGGCCTTGCCGATCCACGTGCCGTCCAGATCGCCAACGACGCGGCAACGACTTACGAAAGGCTGGGCAGTCCTGAAGGCGAACTGGCACTGGCACAGGCCGTCATCTATCTGGCAGTCGCCGCCAAAAGCAACGCCGGATACATGGCCTACAATCAGGCGCGTGCTTTCGTGAAACAGGACAAAAGCCGCGAAGTTCCTGTCCATCTCCGAAACGCGCCGACAAAACTCATGAAAGAGCTGGGTTACGGCCATGCATACCGCTACGCCCATGACGAGCCTAACGCCTACGCAGCCGGCGAAACCTATTTCCCGGAAGGCATGCCTGAAATGCAATGGTACCGGCCGACCCCCTACGGGCTTGAAAAGAAAATCGGCGAAAAACTGGACTGGCTGGCCGAGCTGGACAGGAAAGCGGGCAAGGGAAAAAACTGA
- a CDS encoding NUDIX domain-containing protein, with protein MNDQSITHPSGFPDADLTETELDGEIVYEGSFFRVRKDRVRLPDGGVATREYIRHPGAVVILPLFDDGTVLVERQFRYPVKRIFIEFPAGKIDRGEDRLASAKRELEEETGYTASSWQFVTTIHNAIGYSDEALSIYLARGLHAGAVRLDDEEFIQTFRIPVTELLDWVRTGQVTDVKTVIGAFWLEKIANGQWDAEKIV; from the coding sequence ATGAATGATCAGTCAATAACCCATCCATCGGGATTTCCCGATGCGGATCTGACAGAAACGGAGCTCGATGGCGAAATCGTCTATGAAGGCAGCTTTTTCAGGGTACGAAAAGACAGGGTCCGGCTGCCGGATGGAGGTGTCGCGACACGCGAATATATCCGTCATCCCGGTGCCGTCGTGATTTTGCCGCTTTTCGACGATGGAACCGTTCTGGTGGAACGACAGTTCCGTTATCCTGTGAAACGGATTTTTATTGAATTTCCCGCAGGAAAAATCGATCGTGGGGAAGACAGGCTGGCCAGTGCCAAACGGGAACTGGAGGAGGAAACCGGTTATACCGCTTCGTCGTGGCAATTCGTGACGACGATTCACAATGCCATTGGTTATTCCGATGAAGCCTTGTCCATTTATCTGGCAAGAGGTTTGCATGCCGGTGCGGTACGACTTGACGACGAAGAATTCATCCAGACCTTCAGGATACCGGTGACGGAGTTGCTTGATTGGGTCAGAACGGGGCAGGTAACCGATGTCAAAACAGTAATCGGCGCTTTTTGGCTTGAAAAAATTGCCAACGGTCAATGGGATGCCGAAAAAATTGTGTAA
- a CDS encoding cold-shock protein has protein sequence MATGTVKWFNDSKGFGFITPDEGGEDVFAHFSAIKADGFKSLKENQRVSFDITTGPKGKQASNITVI, from the coding sequence ATGGCAACTGGTACTGTAAAATGGTTTAACGATTCCAAGGGTTTCGGATTCATCACTCCTGACGAAGGTGGCGAAGATGTTTTCGCCCATTTTTCTGCCATCAAGGCGGACGGTTTCAAATCCCTGAAAGAAAACCAGCGGGTTTCTTTCGATATTACGACTGGTCCGAAAGGCAAGCAGGCTTCCAATATTACCGTTATCTGA
- a CDS encoding Bcr/CflA family efflux MFS transporter: MMQEENEALRPGVFPLGARGLIAFLAFLSAFVPLSIDLYLPAMPKMVGFFSTTPELTNFTLSFFMLFFAISMLLWGPFTDKYGRKPILYLGLSLYITGSLVCVFSTSIYLLITGRVIQAIGSGAIQAVSMAIVKDNFKGLVMEKVLVWIQTLTILCPMLAPVIGAFLLKFVSWRGLFVVLAFCGILAFTISLFLKETLENPTAGSAFQSLGRIGFVLRNRGYLVLLIIFSLMVMPVMSFLSTSSFIYMNLFNLSAEKYSYFFAFNGCFAMLAPILYMRVLRKLPRLLFLTVCFGCVAVSGSLILIFGAINPFAFALLYVPVTFFGSACRPAGTMLIMNQMDTDNGTVGSLWGCVALLFGSLSMMLCSLNWPVLTMAVGTISLCAGTSCVIIWLVAVSRKMFKIPS; the protein is encoded by the coding sequence ATGATGCAGGAAGAAAATGAAGCGTTGCGCCCAGGTGTATTTCCTCTGGGTGCCAGAGGATTGATCGCCTTTCTGGCTTTTCTGAGCGCCTTTGTTCCGCTTTCTATCGACCTGTATTTGCCTGCGATGCCCAAAATGGTCGGTTTTTTCTCGACAACCCCTGAACTGACCAATTTCACACTCAGCTTCTTCATGCTGTTTTTCGCCATTTCCATGCTGCTATGGGGACCGTTCACCGACAAATACGGCCGCAAACCGATCCTTTATCTGGGACTGTCGCTCTATATCACCGGCAGCCTTGTCTGCGTCTTTTCCACCAGCATCTATCTTCTGATCACCGGACGGGTCATCCAGGCAATCGGCAGCGGCGCCATTCAGGCTGTCTCCATGGCGATTGTCAAGGACAATTTCAAGGGACTTGTCATGGAAAAAGTTCTTGTCTGGATACAGACACTGACCATCCTCTGTCCCATGCTGGCGCCGGTTATCGGCGCTTTTCTGCTGAAATTCGTTTCCTGGCGCGGACTTTTCGTCGTTCTGGCATTCTGCGGCATTCTGGCATTCACCATTTCCCTGTTTTTGAAAGAAACGCTTGAAAATCCGACTGCCGGATCGGCCTTCCAGTCACTGGGACGGATCGGATTTGTCCTGCGCAACAGGGGATATCTGGTTCTGCTCATCATTTTCTCGCTCATGGTCATGCCGGTGATGTCGTTTCTGTCCACATCCTCTTTCATTTACATGAACCTGTTTAACCTGTCGGCCGAGAAATACAGTTACTTCTTCGCCTTCAACGGCTGCTTCGCGATGCTGGCCCCCATTCTTTACATGCGAGTTCTTCGCAAACTGCCACGTCTGCTTTTCCTGACGGTTTGTTTCGGCTGTGTTGCCGTCTCCGGCTCCCTGATCCTGATATTCGGTGCCATCAATCCTTTTGCCTTCGCCCTGCTCTATGTCCCTGTCACCTTCTTCGGCAGCGCATGCAGACCGGCCGGCACCATGCTGATCATGAACCAGATGGATACAGACAACGGAACGGTCGGTTCTCTCTGGGGATGTGTTGCCCTGCTCTTCGGCAGTCTTTCCATGATGTTGTGTTCCCTGAACTGGCCGGTTCTGACGATGGCGGTCGGAACCATCAGTCTGTGTGCCGGAACATCGTGCGTCATCATCTGGCTGGTGGCTGTTTCGCGGAAAATGTTTAAAATCCCGTCCTGA
- a CDS encoding acyl-CoA thioesterase: MTSARLSEKKPVFVSRIPIRWGDMDAMGHVNNAVFFRYLEQARIEWYSHIGRGENAGLETVVVHCYCTYYAPLAYPGEIEIRTYAGSPGRSSFDIVQEIRRSDTPDTICAIGGSKVVWVDPKTGKSTPLPESIRKLMID; this comes from the coding sequence ATGACGAGCGCCCGATTATCCGAAAAAAAACCGGTTTTCGTTTCCCGCATTCCCATCCGCTGGGGCGATATGGATGCCATGGGCCATGTCAACAACGCCGTTTTTTTCCGTTACCTGGAACAGGCCCGCATCGAATGGTACTCCCATATCGGCCGCGGGGAAAACGCCGGTCTGGAAACTGTCGTCGTTCACTGTTACTGCACCTATTACGCACCGCTCGCCTATCCGGGGGAAATCGAGATCAGAACATACGCCGGCTCTCCAGGCCGGTCGAGTTTTGATATCGTACAGGAAATCCGGCGCAGCGACACCCCGGATACCATCTGTGCCATCGGCGGTTCCAAAGTTGTCTGGGTCGACCCCAAAACCGGCAAATCGACTCCTCTTCCGGAAAGTATACGCAAACTGATGATTGACTGA
- a CDS encoding electron transfer flavoprotein-ubiquinone oxidoreductase, whose product MTQQELPGTEAFGPREAMEYDVVIVGAGPSGLSAAIRIKQLARKSGQDFSVCVLEKGSEPGAHILSGAVMDPVALSELFPDWKTMGAPVTVPVSEDRFLFLGEKIACKTPEWMLPKAMRNKGNYVVSLANFVRWLAQQAEELGVDVFPGFAATEVLYGENGVVRGVATGNMGVGKDGKPTSAFQPGMELHARYTLFAEGARGQLGRQIIDRFGLDRGRDPQSYAIGIKEIWRVRPSVHQPGLVMHTVGWPLDAGTYGGSFMYHMDNNEVAVGFTVGLAYRNPWLSPFEEFQRYKTHPAIRGVLEGGERLAYGARAIAAGGIQALPEIIFPGGALLGCDAGFMNGGRIKGIHAAIKSGMLAADAVYAALAENRRQDMLNAYPDAFRQSWLYDELFKIRNFKPWMGTNLYVGTLMFGIDQVVFRGKAPWTLHRRKADHEYLLPASRCRPISYPRPDGKLTFDIASSLYLSGTMHEENQPPHLTLKDRDVPLKVNLPVYAGPETRYCPAGVYEYIKGSDGTMRLQINAANCLHCKTCDIKDPTGNIVWIAPEGGGGPNYPDM is encoded by the coding sequence ATGACCCAACAAGAATTGCCGGGTACGGAAGCGTTTGGTCCACGCGAGGCCATGGAATATGATGTGGTGATTGTCGGTGCGGGGCCTTCCGGTCTGTCTGCCGCTATCCGGATCAAACAGCTGGCCCGCAAAAGCGGACAGGATTTTTCGGTTTGTGTCCTTGAAAAAGGTTCGGAACCCGGTGCGCATATTCTTTCCGGCGCCGTGATGGATCCTGTTGCCCTGTCCGAACTGTTTCCCGACTGGAAGACCATGGGTGCCCCGGTAACCGTTCCGGTTTCAGAAGACCGTTTTCTTTTTCTGGGAGAAAAAATAGCCTGTAAAACACCCGAATGGATGTTGCCGAAAGCGATGCGCAACAAGGGCAATTATGTCGTTTCACTGGCCAATTTTGTACGCTGGCTGGCACAACAGGCGGAAGAGCTCGGTGTGGACGTTTTCCCCGGATTCGCCGCCACAGAGGTGCTCTATGGTGAAAACGGTGTGGTCAGGGGAGTCGCCACAGGCAATATGGGGGTGGGAAAAGACGGAAAACCGACCAGTGCATTCCAGCCGGGAATGGAGCTTCATGCACGCTATACCCTGTTTGCGGAAGGAGCGAGAGGGCAGCTTGGGCGGCAGATCATTGACCGGTTCGGTCTCGATCGTGGCCGCGATCCCCAGAGTTATGCGATCGGTATCAAGGAAATCTGGCGGGTCAGACCATCGGTTCACCAGCCCGGGCTGGTGATGCACACAGTCGGATGGCCGCTGGATGCCGGCACTTATGGCGGTTCGTTCATGTATCACATGGACAATAACGAGGTGGCGGTCGGATTTACGGTGGGACTGGCATATAGAAATCCTTGGTTGTCGCCGTTCGAGGAATTCCAGCGTTACAAGACCCATCCGGCGATCAGGGGCGTTCTTGAGGGGGGCGAACGGCTTGCCTATGGCGCCCGCGCAATTGCGGCAGGCGGCATTCAGGCATTGCCGGAAATCATTTTTCCGGGGGGAGCTCTTCTGGGGTGTGATGCCGGCTTTATGAATGGCGGGCGTATCAAGGGAATCCATGCCGCCATCAAGTCGGGGATGCTTGCCGCCGATGCGGTTTACGCGGCGCTGGCTGAAAACAGGCGGCAGGATATGTTGAATGCGTATCCCGATGCGTTCCGACAGTCATGGCTTTATGACGAACTGTTCAAAATCCGCAATTTCAAGCCGTGGATGGGAACCAATCTGTATGTCGGGACGCTGATGTTCGGTATCGATCAAGTTGTTTTCAGGGGGAAAGCCCCCTGGACGCTTCATCGCAGGAAAGCCGATCATGAATATCTGTTGCCGGCATCCCGATGCCGGCCGATCAGTTATCCCCGGCCTGACGGAAAACTGACGTTTGATATCGCGTCCTCACTGTACCTGTCCGGGACGATGCATGAGGAAAACCAGCCCCCTCATCTGACACTGAAAGACCGGGATGTGCCGCTGAAGGTCAATTTACCCGTTTATGCCGGTCCCGAGACGCGATATTGCCCGGCAGGCGTTTACGAGTACATAAAAGGTTCCGATGGCACCATGCGGCTTCAGATCAATGCGGCGAACTGTTTGCATTGCAAGACATGCGATATCAAGGATCCGACCGGCAATATTGTCTGGATCGCGCCGGAGGGGGGAGGCGGCCCGAATTACCCCGATATGTAA